From the Lolium rigidum isolate FL_2022 chromosome 2, APGP_CSIRO_Lrig_0.1, whole genome shotgun sequence genome, one window contains:
- the LOC124687746 gene encoding chitinase 6-like gives MAPKLGLLALVLLLASTMAAAQNCGCAATECCSRFGFCGTTSEYCGTGCRSGPCTVPVTNNVSVASIVTPAFFGALVAQAAADCEAKGFYTRDAFLTAIGGYSSFGRTGSDDDSKREIAAFFAHVNHETIKFCYINEINGPSKDYCDPTNTEFPCAAGKGYYGRGPLQISWNYNYGPAGQSIGFDGVNDPDAVARSPVVAFQAALWYWMNSVHDIIVSGQGFGATIRAINGALECNGKNPNAVNDRVAFYKQFCQQFGVDPGTALTC, from the exons ATGGCGCCAAAGCTTGGGCTGCTGGcgctcgtcctcctcctggcgTCGACCATGGCGGCCGCGCAGAACTGCGGGTGCGCGGCGACCGAGTGCTGCAGCCGCTTCGGCTTCTGCGGCACCACCAGCGAGTACTGCGGCACGGGCTGCCGCTCCGGCCCCTGCACCGTGCCGGTCACCAACAACGTGTCCGTCGCCAGCATCGTCACGCCGGCCTTCTTCGGCGCGCTCGTCGCCCAGGCCGCCGCCGACTGCGAGGCCAAGGGCTTCTACACCCGCGACGCCTTCCTCACCGCGATCGGCGGCTACTCCTCGTTCGGCCGcaccggctccgacgacgactccAAGCGCGAGATCGCCGCCTTCTTCGCCCACGTCAACCACGAGACCATAA AGTTCTGCTACATCAACGAGATCAACGGGCCGAGCAAGGACTACTGCGACCCGACGAACACGGAGTTCCCGTGCGCCGCCGGGAAGGGCTACTACGGCCGCGGCCCGCTGCAGATCTCCTGGAACTACAACTACGGTCCGGCGGGGCAGAGCATCGGCTTCGACGGGGTCAACGACCCGGACGCGGTGGCGCGCAGCCCCGTTGTGGCCTTCCAGGCGGCGCTCTGGTACTGGATGAACAGCGTGCACGACATCATCGTCTCCGGCCAGGGTTTCGGGGCAACCATCAGGGCCATCAATGGCGCGCTCGAGTGCAACGGCAAGAACCCCAACGCTGTCAACGACCGCGTCGCCTTCTACAAGCAGTTCTGCCAGCAGTTCGGTGTCGACCCAGGGACCGCCCTCACCTGCTAG